From the Periophthalmus magnuspinnatus isolate fPerMag1 chromosome 1, fPerMag1.2.pri, whole genome shotgun sequence genome, one window contains:
- the LOC117379123 gene encoding zinc finger protein 69 homolog: protein MSKGLALLEQSLLKYDEERLRARLPLDSRAMLQKRDVNTLSMSPKSDSSPEMVKKEDDQVPMELPFNTVIVKNECDAKERRGEDEGEESEDEEEEEESEDEEEESEEEEPGCSSETKGLVFSSFDSDSEEWEPAAKRQTEETREAADGNDTKQKGIQPFVIKRDIGSFVFHNCTLKENRNSRLNEPHRERTREKDKPGCSTETTTPQTNTTNLQPAPQNAPKTPQNNNSSSNPTTIQSKTASQNIINTEASEVHKSPAKRKKTQPNPDGEVVKTTKHKCAECGKYFQCEAHLQRHMLIHYGLKPFECPVCDKAFRYKSSYKAHLNMHTEEKPLSCSICDKGFTQSRDLKRHMLSHTDEKNFDCPECGGKFKHKHNLIRHISVIHKAEKPYPCPMCDKAFAQKHDFMTHMRTHSGEKPFTCNVCTRSFGAKGTLRTHMKVHKKTGSKDQEELSFETGDESVSDL, encoded by the exons ATGTCTAAAGGCCTGGCGCTGTTGGAacaatctttattaaaatacgATGAGGAGAGACTACGGGCGAGATTGCCGCTGGATTCACGCGCGATGCTGCAAAAACGAG ACGTCAACACTCTTTCAATGAGCCCAAAAAGCGACAGCAGCCCTGAAATGGTTAAAAAGGAGGACGACCAAGTCCCAATGGAACTGCCGTTTAATACTGTCATAGTGAAAAACGAATGTGAtgcaaaggagaggagaggagaagatgaaggagaagagagtgaggatgaggaggaggaggaggagagcgaggatgaggaggaggagagtgaggaagaggagcctGGCTGCAGCTCAGAGACTAAAGGACTTGTGTTCAGTTCATTTGACTCCGATTCGGAAGAGTGGGAGCCTGCAGCCAAAAGACAGACTGAGGAGACTAGAGAAGCAGCTGATgggaatgatacaaaacaaaaag GTATCCAGCCCTTTGTGATCAAGCGAGacattggctcttttgttttcCACAACTGTACGCTAAAAGAAAACAGGAACTCCAGATTGAATGAACCGCACAGAGAAAGAACCAGAGAAAAAGACAAACCAGGCTGTAGCACTGAGACAACCACTCCACAAACTAACACAACCAACCTGCAACCAGCTCCCCAAAATGCCCCTAAAACcccccaaaacaacaacagcagctccAACCCAACCACAATACAATCCAAGACCGCCTCTCAAAATATAATCAACACGGAAGCATCAGAAGTCCATAAATCACCAGCAAAGCGCAAAAAAACTCAACCTAACCCGGATGGAGAAGTCGTCAAAACCACCAAACATAAATGCGCTGAGTGCGGCAAGTATTTCCAATGTGAGGCACATTTACAGAGACACATGCTTATCCACTATGGACTGAAGCCTTTCGAATGCCCGGTCTGCGACAAAGCGTTCAGGTACAAGTCGAGTTATAAGGCCCACTTGAATATGCATACAGAAGAGAAGCCGCTTAGCTGTTCTATATGTGACAAAGGCTTCACCCAATCACGTGATCTAAAGAGACACATGCTTTCCCACACCGATGAGAAGAACTTTGACTGTCCAGAATGTGGTGGCAAATTTAAACATAAGCACAATTTGATTCGTCACATTTCGGTGATCCACAAGGCAGAAAAACCGTATCCGTGTCCGATGTGCGATAAGGCGTTCGCTCAAAAACACGATTTCATGACGCACATGAGGACTCACTCAGGAGAGAAACCGTTCACCTGTAACGTTTGCACCCGCAGCTTTGGCGCGAAAGGCACTCTAAGGACCCACATGAAGGTGCACAAGAAAACAGGGTCCAAGGATCAGGAAGAACTCTCATTTGAAACTGGAGATGAAAGCGTGTCGGATTTGTAA
- the LOC129456496 gene encoding zinc finger protein 425-like, which translates to MSKKQALRDLVAQRLEAAAVEIFVLIEHAFVEYEEEIVRLKCAKQQKNVQQKQDVQTPFGHPEGIPKHMEEEQTLATTLEYTFTTPTLKSEDDIDKSTFLQQQPAKEMRHNTTEQLYGVEPGCSLELPQNNNEKTDCYSDTDDSVEWENSAQKSTQNITPDLIQNKDSQKVNPNGKSKKRTKRQQGLTESGVAIKKERDLLTFSQSGAVETPYSYSVSNNQLPTQTHSSNKPVNCPECGVRLHRQHSLDRHISAVHRREKPFRCPVCQKGFARKTDCVIHMRVHTGERPYSCPVCDKTFNVKNSLRRHLRLHKEQAAVQGN; encoded by the exons atgtctaaaaaacaGGCCCTGCGCGACCTGGTGGCGCAGCGACTGGAGGCAGCGGCGGTGGAGATCTTTGTGCTCATTGAACACGCCTTTGTGGAGTACGAGGAGGAGATTGTGCGCTTAAAATGCGCCAAACAGCAAAAGAATGTGCAGCAAAAACAAG ATGTTCAGACTCCTTTCGGGCACCCAGAAGGGATTCCTAAACACATGGAGGAAGAGCAAACCCTAGCTACCACTCTGGAGTACACATTCACAACTCCAACTCTGAAATCTGAAGACGATATTGACAAATCTACTTTCCTTCAACAACAACCAGCCAAAGAGAtgagacacaacacaactgaacagcTGTATGGTGTAGAGCCAGGCTGCAGCTTGGAATTACCccaaaacaataatgaaaaaacagaCTGTTATTCAGATACGGACGATTCGGTGGAGTGGGAGAATTCTGCACAAAAATCAACCCAAAATATTACTCCTGACTTGATTCAAAATAAAGACTCACAAAAAGTTAACCCGAAtgggaaaagtaaaaaaagaacgAAAAGGCAACAAGGACTGACTGAGAGTGGAGTGGCCATCAAAAAGGAGAGAGATTTGCTCACATTTAGTCAAAGTGGTGCAGTAGAAACACCATACAGCTATTCAGTTTCAAACAATCAGTTACCTACACAAACTCACTCATCGAACAAACCTGTGAATTGTCCAGAATGTGGTGTGAGATTGCACAGGCAGCACAGTTTAGACCGGCACATTTCGGCTGTTCACAGGAGAGAGAAACCTTTCAGGTGTCCAGTTTGTCAGAAAGGGTTTGCCCGGAAAACAGACTGCGTGATTCACATGAGGGTTCACACTGGGGAGAGACCTTACAGCTGTCCAGTTTGTGATAAGacttttaatgtaaaaaattCTCTACGCAGACACTTGAGGCTTCACAAAGAGCAGGCAGCTGTCCAGGGAAATTAA
- the LOC129456277 gene encoding zinc finger protein 570-like — protein sequence MSKAQALRDLVMERLVLAADEIFALFERTFAEYEEEVLRSKHLQPRMELHKEDAPALILHPEVQHSPEQMEEEQQTVQVKQEEDHSFEFSAAYSVKSEANIGILIPEPADEEAECPTEEQCAVEEEPGCSLNLPPDNNEQNYETDDSEDWQPSDKNKKSPKSVGIKKDTKRGRPARNANVLLDKNTASERNCDSVANGGKKKGKQPKCSVCGKTFQSEGHFKKHWLAHCGQRPFKCQVCDKAFRNKANYRKHMIIHEDDKPFICPACNRGFSQKCHLQAHMRIHTGEKPFSCPDCGVRFRYQRNIYRHITAVHKGEKPFSCPFCDKAFSQKSPFIVHMRTHTGEKPFSCSVCKKGFIDNCHLKKHAKTHEVQNR from the exons ATGTCGAAAGCCCAGGCGCTACGGGATCTGGTGATGGAGCGGCTGGTGCTGGCCGCGGACGAGATCTTTGCGCTGTTTGAGCGCACATTTGCGGAATATGAGGAGGAGGTTTTGCGCTCCAAACATCTGCAGCCGCGGATGGAGCTACACAAAGAAG ATGCCCCGGCTCTAATCTTGCATCCCGAAGTGCAGCACAGCCCCGaacagatggaggaggagcaaCAAACCGTACAGGTCAAACAAGAGGAAGACCATTCCTTTGAATTCTCCGCTGCGTATTCTGTCAAATCTGAAGCAAACATTGGAATTCTCATCCCCGAACCAGCTGACGAGGAAGCGGAATGCCCTACGGAAGAGCAGTGCGCAGTGGAGGAGGAGCCGGGCTGCAGTTTGAATCTACCACCGGACAATAACGAGCAAAACTATGAGACTGATGACTCTGAGGACTGGCAACCTTCTGATAAAAATAAGAAATCGCCCAAAAGTGTAGGGATAAAAAAGGACACTAAACGAGGTAGACCTGCCCGGAATGCCAATGTGTTGTTGGATAAAAACACGGCAAGCGAAAGGAATTGTGATAGTGTAGCAAATGGGGGTAAAAAGAAAGGGAAACAGccaaaatgttcagtttgtgGGAAGACGTTTCAAAGCGAGGGTCATTTTAAGAAGCACTGGTTAGCTCACTGCGGTCAGAGGCCTTTCAAATGTCAAGTCTGTGACAAGGCATTCAGAAACAAGGCGAATTATAGAAAACATATGATCATACACGAAGATGACAAGCCTTTTATCTGTCCAGCTTGCAACAGAGGGTTTAGTCAGAAATGCCACTTACAGGCAcacatgagaatccacacaggagagaaaccattcagctgtCCAGACTGTGGCGTTAGATTCAGGTATCAGCGTAACATTTATCGGCACATCACCGCGGTGCATAAGGGGGAAAAACCTTTCAGCTGTCCATTCTGTGACAAGGCGTTTTCGCAGAAGAGTCCTTTTATCGTTCACATGAGGACGCACACGGGAGAGAAACCGTTCAGCTGTTCAGTGTGTAAGAAAGGCTTTATTGATAATTGTCACCTTAAAAAGCATGCCAAGACTCATGAAGTGCAGAATAGGTGA